The Jiangella sp. DSM 45060 genome contains the following window.
GATCGGCGCCTTGCACAGGTCCTCGACGGCCTCGAGGTAGCGGCGTGCGGCCGGCGGGAGGTCGGCCAGCGTGCGGGCGCCGCTGATGTCGTCGTCCCAGCCCTCGAAGTACTCGAAGACCGGGACGGCGTGGTGGAACTCCGTCTGCGTCATCGGCATCTCGTCGTGCCGGACGCCGTCGATCTCGTACGCGACGCACACCGGCACCGGGTCGTAGCCGGTCAGCACGTCCAGCTTCGTCACCACGAGGTCGGTGGTGCCGTTGATGCGGGTGGCGTAGCGGCCGATGACGGTGTCGAGCCAGCCACAGCGGCGCGGGCGTCCGGTCGTCGTGCCGAACTCGCCGCCCGCCTTGCGCAGGCGGTCACCGTCGTCGCCGAACAGCTCGGTCGGGAACGGGCCCTCGCCGACCCGGGTGGTGTACGCCTTGAGCACCGCGATGACGCCGTCGATGCGCGTGGGCGGGATGCCCGAACCGGTGCTGGCGCCGCCCGCCGTCGCGTTGGACGAGGTGACGAACGGGTAGGTGCCGTGGTCGACGTCGAGCAGGGTGGCCTGCCCGGCCTCCATGATGACGACCTTGCCGTCAGTGAGCGCCTGGTCGAGCAGCAACGCGGTGTCGGTGACCATGGGCCGCAGCCGGTCGGCGTAGCCCAGCAGCTCGTCGGTGACCTCGTCGACGTCGGCCGCGCGCCGGTTGTAGACCTTCACCAGCAGCTGGTTCTTCTGCTCCAGCGCGCCTTCGACCTTCTGCCGCAGGATCTTCTCGTCGAACAGGTCCTGCACCCGCAGCCCGACCCGCGACATCTTGTCGGCGTAGGTGGGGCCGATGCCGCGGCCGGTGGTGCCGATGCGGCGCTTGCCGAGGAACCGCTCGGTGACCTTGTCGAGCGTGCGGTTGTACGACGGAATCAGGTGCGCGTTGGCGCTCACGACCAGCTTCGACGTGTCGACGCCGCGGGCCTCGAGCCCGTCGAGCTCCTCGAACAGGACGGCGAGGTCGATGACGACGCCGTTGCCGATGACCGGCGTGACGCTCGGCGTCAGGATGCCCGACGGCAGCAGGTGCAGCGCGTAGGTCTCGCCGTCGATGACGACGGTGTGGCCGGCGTTGTTGCCGCCGTTGAACTTCACGACGTAGTCGACCTGGCCGCCGATGAGGTCGGTGGCCTTCCCCTTGCCTTCGTCGCCCCACTGGGCGCCGACGAGCACGATCGC
Protein-coding sequences here:
- a CDS encoding adenylosuccinate synthase — translated: MPAIVLVGAQWGDEGKGKATDLIGGQVDYVVKFNGGNNAGHTVVIDGETYALHLLPSGILTPSVTPVIGNGVVIDLAVLFEELDGLEARGVDTSKLVVSANAHLIPSYNRTLDKVTERFLGKRRIGTTGRGIGPTYADKMSRVGLRVQDLFDEKILRQKVEGALEQKNQLLVKVYNRRAADVDEVTDELLGYADRLRPMVTDTALLLDQALTDGKVVIMEAGQATLLDVDHGTYPFVTSSNATAGGASTGSGIPPTRIDGVIAVLKAYTTRVGEGPFPTELFGDDGDRLRKAGGEFGTTTGRPRRCGWLDTVIGRYATRINGTTDLVVTKLDVLTGYDPVPVCVAYEIDGVRHDEMPMTQTEFHHAVPVFEYFEGWDDDISGARTLADLPPAARRYLEAVEDLCKAPISAVGVGPGREQIVAVRDLVR